The following coding sequences lie in one Benincasa hispida cultivar B227 chromosome 6, ASM972705v1, whole genome shotgun sequence genomic window:
- the LOC120080306 gene encoding uncharacterized protein LOC120080306: MKWILLRNLSLRARNHLLHSPAYTSNVRPPFFLSAPATSRFRLFSSDKDSPPNEDSQIVPEANLVPTQKKEVSLDVQDVSNEELKMRIDKYFKGDEEALPSILEAILQRKLVGKHEDTDDELVEELRMKPLDDVKDGEFESDFEELYETDEEIDDLYNARDIVMKRMVKDEYFNMDDKKWDELVQDGMNHGILKDTKECEAILEDMLSWDKLLPDDMKEKVEAKFNELGDLCEKGELEPEEAYNLFKEFEDQMVMEYGKMMEAEGPPKFDETNVPNKDLDDPPGEGPILRWQTRVVFAPGGDAWHPKNRKVKLSVTVKELGLSKYQFRRLKELVGKRYHPGKDELTITSERFEHREENRKDCLRTLLSLIEEAGKANKLVEDARTLYVKERLRANPQFMERLSAKKKLGSQVSSPLPA; encoded by the exons ATGAAATGGATTCTATTGAGAAACCTCTCTCTCAGAGCACgcaatcatcttcttcattctccTGCTTACACCTCCAATGTCCGTCCTCCATTCTTCCTTTCAGCCCCGGCGACGTCTCGATTCAGGCTCTTCTCCTCCGATAAAGATTCGCCGCCAAATGAAGATTCCCAAATTGTTCCCGAAGCGAATTTGGTGCCCACTCAGAAGAAAGAAGTATCTTTGGACGTTCAAGATGTAAGTAATGAAG AATTGAAAATGCGGATAGATAAGTACTTCAAAGGTGATGAAGAAGCACTTCCATCAATTCTTGAAGCTATTCTTCAGAGGAAATTGGTTGGAAAACATGAGGATACGGATGATGAACTTGTTGAAGAACTACGAATGAAACCATTGGATGATGTTAAGGATGGAGAGTTTGAATCTGATTTTGAAGAATTGTATGAGACAGATGAAGAGATTGACGATCTTTACAATGCTAGGGATATAGTTATGAAAAGAATGGTAAAAGATGAATACTTCAACATGGACGACAAAAAATGGGACGAGCTTGTTCAGGATGGCATGAATCATGGGATCCTGAAGGACACCAAGGAGTGTGAAGCGATTTTGGAGGATATGCTCAGTTGGGACAAGCTCCTTCCAG ATGATATGAAGGAAAAAGTAGAGGCAAAATTCAATGAGCTCGGGGATTTGTGTGAAAAGGGGGAGCTTGAACCAGAGGAAGCTTACAATCTGTTTAAAGAATTCGAGGATCAGATGGTCATGGAATATGGAAAGATGATGGAGGCAGAAGGCCCCCCAAAGTTCGATGAAACTAATGTGCCAAATAAGGACTTGGATGACCCGCCAGGTGAAGGGCCAATTCTCAGGTGGCAAACAAGGGTTGTGTTTGCACCAGGTGGGGATGCATGGCATCCCAAAAACAGGAAAGTAAAATTATCTGTTACTGTGAAGGAGCTTGGTTTATCAAAGTATCAGTTTCGTCGACTGAAGGAGTTGGTTGGCAAGCGCTATCATCCTGGGAAAGATGAGCTAACGATTACTAGTGAGAG GTTTGAACATAGAGAGGAAAATAGGAAGGATTGTCTTAGGACTCTTCTTTCTCTTATTGAGGAAGCCGGAAAAGCCAACAAACTAGTAGAGGATGCTCGAACTTTGTATGTGAAGGAGAGGTTGCGGGCGAATCCCCAGTTTATGGAGAGACTGAGTGCCAAGAAGAAATTGGGTTCGCAAGTATCAAGCCCTCTACCTGCTTGA